A window of Myxococcales bacterium genomic DNA:
AGTTTGACACGCTCCCCTTGCTTCAGCGGCTCTACCCACGGGCGCTCGGGGCCGTCGAGCACCTCGCCATCTCGGCGTGCAATACCGCGCGCAGCATCAACGACGGCACCTGGCTGTTCCAAACCTACCGCGACATCTTTCCCCAGGCGCGCACCATTTGGGCGTACCGCGGCACCTCTCCGACGATTCCCGGCTCGACCGAGCACCTCCGCGCATGGGAGCGCGCGACGCGGCCCGGGGCAGACGCCACGCAGACCTTGGAGAGGGCGCGACGCTCGCTCGCCGCAAGGGGCGGCAACTACGGTCACGTGCGCGTGTGGCTCGAAGGCGGGCGCATCCTCGGCGAGTGATCCCTCAGCGCGCCCCACTGGGGCGACGCTGCGTCGCCAGCCTGGATCGCGCTATAAGCGCCCCATGATTGACCTCTCGCGCCGCACGTTCGTCTCGTCTTCGCTGACCGCAGGCTTCGCGCTCGCCGTCCAACCGGTCCGGGCCGACGCGATCCGCACCGACGACAAGGGCCTTTCCACGCAAGTCGTGCAGCTCAAGACCACGAACGGCCCGATGCCAGCGTTCGTGGCCATGCCCGACGGAAAGGGGCCCTTTCCTCTCGTGCTCGTGGTGCAAGAGATCTTCGGCGTCCACGAGTACATCAAGGACGTCTGCCGGCGCTTCGCCAAGCTCGGAGCCATGGCCATCGCGCCGGAGCTCTTCGTGCGCCACGCCGACGTCAGCAAGATGAGCGACATCCAAGGCATCATCAAGGAGGTCGTGTCGAAGGTATCGGACGCACAGGTCATGAGCGACCTCGACGCCGCCGTCGCGTGGGCCATGACGTCGGGCAAGCTGAAGGCACCGAGCACGTCGGAGAAGAACAAGCCCGTCGCGCCCGACCCCGTCATCGGCATCACGGGCTTCTGCTGGGGCGGGCGCATCACCTGGCTCTACGCCGCGCACAACCCGAGGGTGCGCGCCGGCGTCGCCTGGTACGGCCGCCTCACGAGCGACGTCACCGGCAACCAGCCGAAACATCCGCTCGACGTCGCCAAGGATTTGAAGGTGCCGGTGCTCGGTCTCTACGGCGGCAAGGATCAAGGCATTCCCCTCGAGGCCGTCGAGAAGATGAAGGCCGCGCTCCGCGACGCGAAGTCGGCTTCCGACATCCACGTTTATCCGGAGGCAGGGCACGCCTTCCACGCCGATTACCGGCCGAGCTACGCCAAGGACGCAGCCGAAGACGGTTGGCGAAAGCTCACCGCGTGGTTTAAGAAGAACGGCGTCCTCAAGGCGTAGCCGCAGGCCGGCGTAACGCCGGGGGCGTAGGTCAGCCGGGCCCGCAGAACTTGGGCGCCACGACGAGGTACGCGTCCTTGGGCGCGCTCGATCCGGACGGCGGCAGGCAATCGCCTCCAGGCGCGCCGACCTTGATGTTCCCGCACGCCGACAATTGCTCGCTCACGGCCGACTTGCACACGGAGCCGGCCGCGGACTTCTGGCAATCGGAGAACGGCTGAAACGAGACGGTCCCTCCGCCGATGCAGGAGCTGCAGGCGGCGCGCTGGCATTGGAGTGCCGCCTCGTAGGCGTACCCGCAGCCGGTCGGCGCCATGTCGTTCGCGACGGCCGCAATGCAACCGGGGATGTTGACCGTGAAGTACGCGCGATTCGCGCGCCAGACGATGGGGCCCTGCTGGGCGTCGGCCTCCGTCGACTCCACGCACGCAGCGCACTTCCCATGGGCTGCCTTGAAGTCGTCGCACTTGCGTTGGTCAACCGCGCCGGCGAGGCACGCGTCGAAGAAGCCGGAGAGCTCCGCCGCGCTGCACGCGTTCTGGGCGAGCTTCGCGGGCTTGGCGACGGCGGGCTTGAACGCGTCCACGGCGGCCATCTCGCACTTGGGCCCCTGCGTCGCGCCGGGGTCGAAGCTCGCCGCCGGCCCCGACTCCGCTTGCCGCTCCGGCGCCGGCGCAAAGACGCTCTCCTCTGGCCCGCCGCCGCTGCATGCGACGAGCCCCGCCACGAGCGCACCGATCACCACGACCGAGGGCACCGCTGCCAGCCCGCGCTGCGCTCGACGTTGATCCAGATGCGGCGCGCTCGGCAGGGCGGCAGGGTTTGCGGGAGGGTTGTGCATTTGGGCTAGGGCGCGAAGTGCACGAACAAGACCATGCTGCACTTGGCGGTCCCAACGCAGGTTTCTGACGGGGCGGTAACGGGAGCCCGGATTGGGCTGAGGATGAAATGTCGCTGTGGGTGAACATTGATCCACCGCCGCGATCCACCCACTGGTCGAAAAACTGGTCTCACCGGAATTCCTATGATGCCCGCGGACTTGCACGGAAGTGGGGAGGATCGCGAATGATTCGTCGCCCCCAGGCGACGACCCGTGGTGTGAATTTCCATCCGGTGCGAACAAGTGGGTCCCCAGCCCCGTTGGCCCCCTCCGTGCACGTTGAGCGGCGTCGGGCCTGCCCTCCCGACACAAGCGATCTCCCCTCACCCCCCCTTTGCGAGGCACCATGCGTCGACGCCGCCAGCTCCTTCTCCCCGCGAGCGCCATCGGAACGATTGCCCTTCTCGCCGCCTGCTCTGCAGATGGCTCGAAGGACGACTCCATCCAGTCGGCGCATGTTGAGCTCTCGCTCTTCAAGGCCGACGGGTCTGCCGCTGGGAAGTGCTCGGCCGTCTTGATCACGCCAACGCGCGCCCTCACGGCGGCGCACTGCGTCGTGGGCAAGGCTTCGTGGCGCGTCATGTCGCCCAAGGCGCAAGTCAGCGCCACGGCCAGCCGCGCGTACGCCTTCGACTGGCAGAACACGACGCTCGCGCAACCTCAGTTGCACGACCTCGCGGTCGTGATCCTCGACGCGCCGATTCAACTTCGTGAGTACCCGAGCATCGCGGCCAAGGGCGTGGACGCGGCGTCGGCGGTCCGCATGCGTCGCGTGAACGGGGAGTTCGAGGGCGTGACGACCTCCGCGACGTCGGGCAAGGCGACGGGGTTCGCGAACCACTACGCGATGAAAATCGCGAAGGGCGAGAAGATCGATACGGGTGGCGCGCTCATGTCGGCCGACGGCCGGACCATTCTGGGCATCGTTCACGCGCAGGGCGTCGAGACAGGGACGCTCTACGCGACGCGTACCGACGTGGTGGGAAGCTGGCTCGTCGGCCGGGCCACTTGCTACACGAAGATGGCGGCGGTGTCGGCCGGCGTCGCTTGCTACCAGAGCGGCTCGGGCGTCTGCTTGGAGCACGGTCCCGACTGCCCCAACTCGAAGCGTGACGCCGAAGGCTCGCGCGGCGACGCCGGCAACAACACCGGTACGGGTACTGGAACGGGCGGCTCCACCGGCAGCGGCGGAACGACCGGCGGCGGCTCGGCCGGCGGCACGGGCGGCGGCACGGGTGGTGGTGCGGGCGGCGGAACGGGCGGGGGCACGGGCGGTGGAACCGGCGCGGCTGGCGGGGCGAGCGGCTCTGCGGGCACCGGCAACGGCGGCGGCGCCGGCAGCGGCGGAACGCCGATCTCCAACACCGGCGGCCAGTACTGCGACGGCAACGGCGGCAACGGCCACCTGATTGGCGTCGGCGGTTCCAGCGGCGCGCCCGGCACGGTCGGCGCGGGCGGCGCGGGCGGAGCCGGTGGCAGCACCGGCGGAGCGGGCGGCGCGGGCAGCACTGGAGGAAGCTCCGGCGGGCCCGGGACGATCGCGGGCGGTGGCGCAGGCGCTCCGTCCGGCTCGGCGGGCGGCTCGTCAGGCGCGGCGTTCATCGGCTCGAGCGGCGGCGTCGGCAGCGGCTTCAGCAACCGCGGCGAATGGATCGGCATCTGCTATGGCAACTGCCTTCCGTCGTCACGGGACGGGTCGGGCGTGACGGGCGGCGGCGGGGCGGGCGCGCCCGGGGTCGCGGGTACAGGGGGAACCGGCGCTGGAGGCGGTTCAGGCTCGCCGGGCACGCCTGGCGGGGGCGGCTCCGGAACGGGCGCGGGCGGCAGCGCCGGCGGCGGGACCGGTGCGGCGGGCGGCACGAGCGGTTCGCCGGGCACGGTGGGCGGCGGTGCGGCGGGCGGCTCCGGCAGCGGCTCGGGCGCTGGTAACGGAGCCGGCACTGCGGGCGGTGCGAGCGGCTCACCGGGCACCATCGGCGGCTTCGGCTTCGGCGCTGGCTCCGGTCCCGGCGGCTTCGGCTTCGGGGCGGGCGCCGGCGGCTCGGCCGACGGGTTCGGCCTCGGCGGTAGCGCCGGTGCCGGCGGGAGCGCGGGCGGCTTCGGCTTCGGCGCTGGGTCCAACTCGGCGTCGCCGGGGACCCCGGCTGGTGGCGGGGCGGGCGGCGCGACGGGCTCGGGCGACGGAACGAGCGGCGCCGGCGGAGCGGGCGCCGCGGGCGGCACCGGCGTCGGTGCTCAACTGCCCATCGGCGGAGGCCTCGCGGTCGCCGCACCGGGCTCCTTCGACGGCCTCGGATGCCAGGCGTGCACCGACCGCCACATGTTCTTCGGCGACCTCGACCTCGGCCTGGGCGATGTCGGCGGCACCGGGGCGGGTGGCGGTACGATCATCAAGTGACGACTTGCTGACGACGCTGCTGACGTGACAGCAGTCGTGTTACGTGTCGCCCAGTCCGCGGAACCGCGGGCTGGGCGAACGGCTTTTGTGGACAAGACCGAACGGCGACAGCGACTGCTGAACCACGCGCGAGACGTCTTCGCGCGGCGCGGCTACCACGCGACCAAGATCGAAGACATCGTCTCCGCGGCGGGCGTTGCCCGTGGGACGTTTTATCTCTACTTCGAAGACAAGCGCACGGTCTTTGAGGAGATTGTCGATCGAACGCTCGCGCGAATCGCGATGGCGATCCTTCGCGTAGATCCTCAAGATTCGGCGCGCTCCGTAGCCGATCAAGTACGTGAGAACATCCGGCGTATCGTCCGAATCTTACTGGACGATCGCGCCACCACTAAGATTCTGCTTACG
This region includes:
- a CDS encoding dienelactone hydrolase family protein, whose product is MIDLSRRTFVSSSLTAGFALAVQPVRADAIRTDDKGLSTQVVQLKTTNGPMPAFVAMPDGKGPFPLVLVVQEIFGVHEYIKDVCRRFAKLGAMAIAPELFVRHADVSKMSDIQGIIKEVVSKVSDAQVMSDLDAAVAWAMTSGKLKAPSTSEKNKPVAPDPVIGITGFCWGGRITWLYAAHNPRVRAGVAWYGRLTSDVTGNQPKHPLDVAKDLKVPVLGLYGGKDQGIPLEAVEKMKAALRDAKSASDIHVYPEAGHAFHADYRPSYAKDAAEDGWRKLTAWFKKNGVLKA
- a CDS encoding TetR/AcrR family transcriptional regulator, giving the protein MDKTERRQRLLNHARDVFARRGYHATKIEDIVSAAGVARGTFYLYFEDKRTVFEEIVDRTLARIAMAILRVDPQDSARSVADQVRENIRRIVRILLDDRATTKILLTGALGVDEAFDRKLHSFTDEIAKLLAESLADGQALGLIVPGDVSLLACMTLGSLKELLYQLVLREWAMPEEVVVNSLFAFLEGGLLRMRLS